A window of Zingiber officinale cultivar Zhangliang chromosome 5A, Zo_v1.1, whole genome shotgun sequence contains these coding sequences:
- the LOC121981091 gene encoding protein HOTHEAD-like, with the protein MASKKEELLIRMLLLLSVLISSQGSEFINVRKRHPYLKEASSFSSSSERGYDYIIVGGGTAGCPLAATFSQKFKVLLLERGSSPYGNLNVSHLQNFHISLADTSPSSPSQPFISTDGVINTRARVLGGGSCINAGFYTRASPSYVNAAGWDAQLVNESYPWVEKRVVFWPKIAPWQAALRDGLLEAGVSPFNGYTYDHLYGTKVGGTIFDRKGFRHTAADLLAAGNPKNLNVLLHATVQKIVFNTQGAKPKAIGVVFKDENGRRHEATIKNGAGEVILSSGAIGSPQLLLLSGIGPRKDLEKMKIPLILDNQYVGKGMSDNPMNTIFIPTKKPVRQSLVETVGITKMGTFIEATSGFSQSSDSIRYHHGIMSGEIGQLSTIPPKQRTLEAAQKYARNKRNLPWEAFRGGFILEKIDGPFSTGELRLVDAEVDTTPSVTFNYFSDLRDLRRCVRGIRTIERIVRTSHIAALTGDDEYSMATLLNMSVQANLNMVPKHTNDTASVEQFCRDTVITIWHYHGGAHVGKVVDKDYRVDGVSGLRVIDGSTFIKSPGTNPQATVMMLGRYMGVKIVRERLGRATRV; encoded by the exons ATGGCTTCCAAGAAAGAAGAGCTTCTCATAAGAATGCTGCTGCTGCTAAGCGTATTGATATCATCCCaag GTAGTGAGTTCATCAACGTGAGAAAGAGGCACCCTTATCTGAAGGAAGCAAGCAGCTTTTCATCCTCATCAGAAAGAGGATATGACTACATCATAGTGGGAGGCGGCACAGCAGGGTGTCCACTGGCTGCCACCTTCTCACAAAAGTTCAAGGTTCTGCTGCTTGAGAGAGGAAGCTCTCCGTATGGAAACCTCAACGTCTCCCACTTGCAGAACTTCCACATCTCTCTAGCGGATACCTCCCCATCTTCTCCTTCACAGCCATTCATTTCTACTGATGGGGTCATCAATACCCGAGCTAGAGTCCTGGGTGGGGGGAGTTGCATCAATGCTGGCTTCTACACTAGGGCCAGCCCAAG TTATGTGAATGCAGCAGGGTGGGATGCTCAGTTAGTAAATGAGTCATATCCTTGGGTGGAGAAGAGGGTAGTTTTCTGGCCAAAAATTGCACCATGGCAAGCTGCACTAAGGGATGGGCTGCTGGAGGCTGGAGTCTCACCTTTCAATGGATATACCTACGACCATTTGTACGGGACCAAGGTTGGCGGCACCATTTTTGATAGGAAAGGTTTCCGGCACACTGCTGCTGATCTACTTGCAGCCGGGAACCCCAAAAACCTCAACGTCTTGCTTCACGCCACTGTGCAAAAGATTGTTTTCAATACTCAAG GAGCAAAACCAAAGGCAATAGGAGTGGTGTTCAAGGACGAGAATGGCCGGCGACATGAAGCAACCATCAAGAATGGAGCAGGCGAAGTAATATTGTCCTCTGGCGCGATAGGAAGTCCTCAGCTTTTGCTTCTAAGCGGGATTGGCCCCCGGAAGGACCTGGAGAAGATGAAGATTCCGCTGATTCTCGACAACCAATATGTGGGGAAAGGTATGTCGGATAACCCCATGAACACCATCTTCATTCCGACGAAGAAGCCGGTGCGGCAATCCCTCGTGGAGACGGTGGGCATCACCAAGATGGGGACTTTCATTGAAGCCACCAGCGGCTTCAGCCAATCCTCCGACAGCATCCGCTATCACCACGGCATAATGTCCGGCGAG ATAGGGCAGCTCTCCACCATCCCCCCAAAGCAGCGAACCCTAGAGGCCGCCCAAAAGTACGCCAGGAACAAGCGGAACCTCCCCTGGGAAGCCTTCCGCGGCGGCTTCATCCTAGAAAAGATCGACGGCCCGTTCTCCACCGGCGAGCTCCGCCTCGTCGACGCCGAAGTCGACACCACCCCCTCCGTGACCTTCAACTACTTCAGCGACCTGCGCGACCTGCGGCGGTGCGTGCGCGGGATACGCACGATCGAGAGGATCGTGCGCACGAGCCACATCGCGGCGCTCACCGGAGACGATGAGTACTCGATGGCGACGCTGCTAAACATGAGCGTCCAGGCCAACCTGAACATGGTCCCTAAACACACCAACGACACCGCCTCCGTGGAGCAGTTTTGCAGGGACACCGTGATCACCATCTGGCACTACCACGGCGGCGCTCACGTCGGCAAGGTGGTCGACAAAGACTACAGAGTGGACGGCGTCAGTGGCCTCAGAGTGATCGACGGTTCCACGTTTATCAAATCCCCGGGAACAAATCCTCAGGCCACCGTCATGATGTTGGGCAG GTACATGGGAGTGAAGATAGTGAGGGAAAGATTGGGAAGGGCGACAAGGGTTTAA